A genomic region of Methanothermobacter thermautotrophicus str. Delta H contains the following coding sequences:
- a CDS encoding 2-amino-3,7-dideoxy-D-threo-hept-6-ulosonate synthase yields MIGKRIRIERIINRKTDRTVIVPLDHGVSIGPVRGIIDMAGTIDEVASGGANAVLMHKGMVRSGHRGYGRDIGLIIHLSASTGLGPDPNHKVLVTSVEKALKLGADAVSVHVNVGSEREPEMLIKLGTVAEICDDWGMPLIAMMYPRGKKIDDEHDPEVVKLAARAGAELGADIIKTNYTGDPDTFRDVVKGCPVPVVIAGGPKIETEEELLQMVSDSVEAGGAGVAIGRNIFQADSPANMTGAIAGIVHDGLSVEEAVRILKGGE; encoded by the coding sequence ATGATAGGCAAAAGGATTAGGATTGAGAGGATAATCAACAGGAAGACGGACAGGACTGTCATAGTACCCCTCGATCACGGAGTCTCCATTGGACCCGTTCGCGGGATAATCGACATGGCAGGCACCATAGATGAGGTTGCAAGTGGCGGTGCAAACGCCGTTCTCATGCACAAGGGAATGGTCAGGAGTGGACACAGGGGATACGGGAGGGACATAGGACTCATAATACACCTCTCGGCCAGCACAGGCCTCGGCCCCGACCCAAACCACAAGGTCCTTGTGACCTCAGTTGAGAAGGCCCTCAAGCTGGGTGCCGACGCGGTATCCGTCCATGTGAATGTGGGATCCGAAAGGGAACCCGAGATGCTGATAAAACTCGGAACCGTTGCAGAGATCTGTGATGACTGGGGCATGCCCCTCATTGCCATGATGTACCCCAGGGGTAAGAAGATAGATGATGAGCACGACCCGGAGGTCGTGAAGCTGGCAGCCCGTGCAGGCGCAGAGCTCGGTGCAGACATAATAAAGACCAACTACACCGGTGACCCTGACACCTTCAGGGACGTTGTGAAGGGGTGCCCGGTCCCTGTGGTGATAGCTGGCGGACCAAAGATAGAGACAGAGGAGGAGCTACTCCAGATGGTCAGTGACTCTGTGGAGGCAGGGGGCGCAGGGGTCGCCATTGGAAGGAACATATTCCAGGCCGATTCACCTGCAAACATGACAGGGGCCATAGCAGGCATAGTCCATGATGGCCTGAGTGTCGAGGAGGCCGTCAGGATACTGAAGGGTGGCGAGTGA
- a CDS encoding 3-dehydroquinate synthase II codes for MKFAWLLAPDTYWDEKKTFITAALESGIDHIVDTADSGRIKKLGNLTLISPDEDADIVLVGRDGEGDGTLELPETLEYSRDIEMASELSESGRQVAAYVEIRSKAHEELARRLGRVVDYLILVGEDWKIIPLENIIADLQEEDVKLIAAVADVDEARVALETLEHGTDGVLIEPADISQIKDIAALLENIESETYELKPATITRIEPIGSGDRVCVDTCSIMGIGEGMLVGSYSQGLFLVHSESLESEYVASRPFRVNAGPVQAYVMVPGGRTRYLSELETGDEVIIVDRDGRSRSAIVGRVKIEKRPLMLVEAEYEGMKVRTLLQNAETIRLVNDKGEPVSVSELGEGDRVLVYFDESARHFGMAIKETIIEK; via the coding sequence ATGAAGTTCGCATGGCTCCTGGCCCCCGACACCTACTGGGATGAGAAGAAGACCTTCATAACGGCGGCCCTGGAATCAGGGATAGACCACATAGTGGACACCGCCGATTCCGGGAGGATAAAGAAGCTCGGTAACCTGACCCTCATCTCCCCTGATGAGGACGCGGATATAGTACTTGTAGGTAGGGATGGTGAGGGTGACGGGACCCTTGAACTCCCGGAGACCCTTGAGTACTCAAGGGACATTGAAATGGCATCAGAACTCAGTGAAAGTGGAAGACAGGTTGCAGCCTACGTGGAGATAAGGAGCAAGGCCCATGAGGAGCTTGCCAGGAGGCTCGGGCGCGTCGTTGACTACCTCATACTGGTGGGTGAGGACTGGAAGATCATCCCCCTGGAGAACATAATCGCAGACCTGCAGGAAGAGGATGTTAAACTCATCGCCGCGGTGGCTGACGTGGACGAGGCCCGGGTTGCCCTTGAAACCCTTGAACACGGAACCGACGGTGTCCTCATAGAACCGGCAGACATATCCCAGATAAAGGACATTGCAGCCCTCCTTGAGAATATTGAAAGCGAGACCTACGAACTTAAACCCGCCACCATAACCCGCATCGAGCCCATCGGATCAGGTGACAGGGTCTGCGTGGACACATGCTCCATAATGGGGATAGGCGAGGGCATGCTTGTGGGTAGCTACTCACAGGGACTGTTCCTGGTGCACAGTGAATCCCTTGAAAGTGAGTATGTGGCATCAAGGCCCTTCCGTGTCAATGCGGGTCCTGTACAGGCCTACGTCATGGTGCCCGGTGGCAGGACCAGGTACCTCTCGGAACTTGAAACCGGCGACGAGGTCATCATAGTGGACAGGGATGGCAGATCACGCTCCGCGATTGTGGGGAGGGTGAAGATCGAAAAGAGGCCCCTGATGCTCGTTGAGGCAGAGTATGAAGGCATGAAGGTCAGGACACTCCTCCAGAATGCCGAGACAATAAGGCTCGTGAATGATAAGGGTGAACCGGTATCTGTAAGTGAACTGGGTGAGGGTGACAGGGTCCTGGTCTACTTCGACGAATCCGCCAGGCACTTCGGGATGGCCATAAAGGAGACCATAATCGAGAAATGA
- a CDS encoding class I SAM-dependent methyltransferase, whose product MIRIVYDINIYREVLREVLEPSHTVVELGCHVGNSTRIISDLVPEGRVVAVDNSPEAVEVMESLSRERDNVEFISGDVRLHETLEKVCTMIDSCDVLSVDLGGGYHPDTTFKVYFIWSSTLKPGVSIIRNRGLLDFVCSSITEESFTSRYGWLESSGDAGIPPRLREFKLWSSKIYKEGAHDRQKD is encoded by the coding sequence ATGATAAGGATAGTGTATGATATCAACATCTACCGTGAGGTCCTCAGGGAGGTCCTTGAACCATCCCACACCGTCGTGGAGCTTGGCTGCCACGTGGGTAACTCAACGCGCATAATCTCGGACCTTGTACCTGAGGGGAGGGTTGTGGCCGTCGACAACAGCCCCGAGGCTGTCGAGGTAATGGAGTCCCTCAGCAGGGAACGTGACAACGTTGAATTTATCTCAGGGGATGTGCGGCTCCATGAAACCCTCGAGAAGGTCTGCACCATGATAGACAGCTGTGATGTTCTCAGCGTGGACCTTGGAGGTGGCTACCACCCGGATACAACCTTCAAGGTCTACTTCATCTGGTCATCCACACTCAAACCAGGGGTCTCCATCATAAGGAACCGGGGGCTCCTGGACTTTGTATGCTCATCCATCACCGAAGAGTCATTCACCTCCAGGTATGGATGGCTTGAGTCAAGTGGGGACGCTGGAATCCCCCCACGACTCAGGGAATTTAAGCTCTGGTCCAGCAAGATATACAAGGAGGGTGCCCATGATAGGCAAAAGGATTAG
- a CDS encoding dTDP-4-dehydrorhamnose 3,5-epimerase family protein, with product MKPKSLKNFDELEKPRVQNIPGFYGEKLIDGVVINDLKMFSDERGFLMELLRLDDKKLKGENIRQINCFIFLSKDDQGLESSL from the coding sequence ATGAAACCAAAAAGTTTAAAAAATTTTGATGAACTGGAAAAGCCACGAGTTCAAAATATTCCAGGTTTTTATGGAGAAAAACTCATTGACGGAGTGGTTATAAATGATCTGAAAATGTTCAGTGATGAAAGGGGATTCCTGATGGAACTCCTTCGTTTGGATGACAAGAAACTGAAAGGAGAGAATATCAGGCAAATTAATTGCTTCATATTCCTATCCAAAGATGATCAAGGGCTGGAATCTTCACTCTAA
- a CDS encoding histidinol phosphate phosphatase domain-containing protein — MRKRIDLHTHSLLSDGELLPSELARRACVLGHEAIAITDHIDASNINTITNLIDAVEDIGDNWDITVIPGAEITHAPVEIIEKLAVRARRLGAEVIVVHGETLVEPVIPGTNHAAVSCPEVDILAHPGLITIEDVELARENDVTLEISARKGHCLGNGHVAAIAGEVGVPIVIDTDTHAPGDLIDYEMARRIGLGAGLTESGVEEALVKNPRRLLKRNGIL, encoded by the coding sequence ATTAGAAAGAGGATAGATCTTCACACCCACAGCCTCCTGAGTGACGGTGAGCTCCTGCCATCCGAACTTGCAAGGAGGGCCTGTGTACTTGGACATGAGGCAATAGCCATCACTGACCACATAGACGCCTCGAACATAAACACCATAACAAACCTCATCGACGCCGTGGAGGACATAGGTGATAACTGGGACATCACGGTTATCCCGGGGGCTGAGATCACACATGCGCCCGTTGAGATAATTGAGAAACTTGCAGTGAGGGCAAGGAGGCTCGGGGCCGAGGTGATTGTTGTACACGGCGAAACCCTGGTGGAGCCGGTGATCCCGGGCACCAACCATGCAGCGGTAAGCTGCCCGGAGGTTGATATACTGGCCCATCCGGGCCTGATAACGATTGAGGACGTTGAACTGGCCCGTGAGAATGATGTGACCCTTGAGATAAGTGCCAGGAAGGGGCACTGCCTTGGTAATGGTCACGTGGCAGCCATTGCAGGGGAGGTTGGTGTCCCCATCGTGATTGACACGGATACCCATGCACCGGGGGATCTGATCGACTATGAGATGGCACGGAGGATAGGCCTCGGGGCAGGTCTAACCGAGTCCGGAGTGGAGGAGGCGCTTGTGAAGAACCCCAGGAGGCTCCTTAAAAGGAACGGTATCCTCTGA
- a CDS encoding flavin reductase family protein, with protein MILENFKRESLIPLPVTFISTTSKDGIRNIAPYSCVMPVLRPFDLICVASAKMRDTVVNIKDTGEFVINMPGVEMVDKVIPTASHVPFDVNEFELADLKERPSKKVKAPGIEGCYAWMECKLHNIYEDEYEGFPYLLILGKVVHLEVNDDIYNPEDGSWDIEKANPLMMVESDRGMHFCTVSDINKFEPYGAMFPDGKDPLAWMYEKRETRE; from the coding sequence ATGATACTTGAAAATTTTAAGAGAGAATCTCTGATACCGCTGCCAGTGACATTTATCTCAACGACAAGTAAAGATGGAATTAGGAACATAGCACCTTATTCATGTGTTATGCCAGTTTTACGCCCCTTTGATCTGATCTGTGTGGCTTCAGCAAAGATGAGAGACACAGTTGTTAATATCAAAGACACTGGGGAATTTGTTATTAATATGCCAGGGGTTGAAATGGTTGATAAAGTGATACCAACAGCTTCGCATGTTCCTTTTGATGTTAATGAATTTGAACTGGCGGATTTAAAGGAAAGACCCTCAAAAAAGGTTAAAGCACCGGGAATTGAAGGGTGTTATGCATGGATGGAATGTAAACTGCATAACATTTATGAAGATGAGTATGAAGGCTTTCCTTATTTATTGATCCTCGGTAAAGTTGTGCATCTTGAAGTGAACGATGATATCTACAATCCAGAAGATGGTTCATGGGACATAGAGAAGGCTAACCCTTTAATGATGGTAGAATCGGATCGTGGAATGCATTTCTGCACTGTTAGCGATATCAATAAATTTGAACCCTACGGTGCAATGTTCCCGGATGGCAAGGATCCTTTAGCATGGATGTATGAAAAAAGGGAGACCCGCGAATGA
- a CDS encoding pantoate kinase, with product MKPRVFVPAHITGFFEVVMQRDPLRSGSRGAGVVLDRGVKTGVKLRGSDDTTKVRVNGRRDDDGVSIRAVEILRELTGFSEGVSIHHEVEVPIGCGFGTSAACALGSVLAIASELELPITFNMAGEVAHRAEVELGTGLGDLIAEVTGGMVIRTREGPPGYGRVDRIIQDGLHVITRTLGELDTASVIHDDAHVRAINRMGGGMIGRLLKRPAPARFMELSREFAEGAGLIPRELREPLEELSEGTLGASMAMLGNTVFALSEDPDAGGAGTSTYGIDQLGARFI from the coding sequence ATGAAGCCCAGGGTCTTTGTACCAGCACACATAACAGGATTCTTCGAGGTTGTAATGCAGAGGGACCCCCTGAGGTCAGGGTCCAGGGGGGCCGGTGTCGTCCTGGACAGGGGTGTTAAAACCGGGGTGAAGCTCAGGGGTTCAGATGACACCACGAAGGTGAGGGTGAACGGAAGGAGAGATGATGATGGAGTTAGCATTAGGGCCGTTGAAATCCTGAGGGAGCTCACAGGGTTCAGTGAGGGGGTGAGTATCCACCACGAGGTGGAGGTGCCCATAGGGTGTGGCTTCGGGACATCAGCCGCCTGCGCCCTCGGGAGCGTCCTTGCAATTGCATCTGAACTGGAACTCCCCATCACCTTCAACATGGCAGGTGAGGTGGCACACCGTGCAGAGGTTGAACTCGGAACCGGTCTCGGGGACCTCATAGCTGAGGTAACAGGTGGAATGGTCATCAGGACCCGGGAGGGGCCGCCAGGGTACGGGAGGGTTGACAGGATCATCCAGGACGGCCTCCACGTTATAACCCGGACGCTGGGGGAACTTGACACCGCATCGGTGATACATGATGATGCCCATGTGAGGGCCATCAACAGGATGGGGGGTGGTATGATAGGTCGCCTGCTTAAGAGACCAGCCCCGGCCCGGTTCATGGAGCTCTCCCGGGAGTTTGCAGAGGGGGCAGGCCTCATCCCCCGGGAGCTCAGGGAACCCCTGGAGGAACTCTCAGAGGGTACGCTGGGTGCCTCCATGGCCATGCTGGGGAACACAGTATTCGCCCTATCAGAGGACCCTGACGCCGGTGGCGCTGGCACCAGTACCTACGGTATCGACCAGCTGGGTGCAAGGTTCATATGA